TGAATTGGCAAAACGAATTTGTATGGGACAGAATGTAtttgggaattttctgtgtgcAGGGTAATTTTCTGTGTATGGAATTTTCTGTGTGTACATATTCAAGTCAGTTGAACATTTGTGAATTGGTAGAACGTAATTGTATTGGACAGACTGTAttgggaattttctgtgtgcAGGGTAATTTTATGTGTTAATGGAATTTTCTGTGGGTACAGAATGTATTGGACTGAATTTTCTGTGTGTACTGAATGGATTGGAATTTTTCTGTTTGCAGGAATTTATGGATTTTATATGGATTTCATAACCATGatattactaaaaaaagaaccaaaatgaaGTTTGTAAAAAGAACCGCATGGAATTTTGTGTGTATGGAATTTTCTCTGTACAATGTTGTTCACAATTctggatttttttcttttctgtttgcAAGTAATAATGGTCTCtctatatgtatgtgtgtgtatgtgtgtgttggATATCATATCTCCATGGATGGAAGTTATGATGGTGGTGTTTATTAAGCAATGTTAAAGGTGGGATTTTGTTGGTTGAGACCAGATTGCAATACCCTTTTGCTGGTCAGAGAAAATCATCAAGTGGATTTAACTAATATATGCAATTGATTACTTAATATATGCAATTGATTTCTTAatctaaataatgaaatatgatAGATATCATTGATTGCATGTATTTGATGTGAGAGGCATGTGTCATGCAATTGACTAATTGATTGCATGTTTCATTtatcaatctatttttttactatggATAACAATGACGTGCTATTTTATCCTATCctctgtttctttatttttattttttttcataaccaTGATTTcgattggaaaatttttgtgtgaaaggaactttacattttttttttgtctaattttatgTAGTCACGTAGAGGCATGGAGTCATGTAGGGACCTACCATATTACACGGGTATCATGAATGGGGATATAGAAATTGACTCACAAATTTTAGGAACATCTCAAAATACTCCTGTGTCAGTTTCTGATTCTGCACCTGAAATTGAGAATGCCTCTTCTACAAAAGGAAAACGGGGCGCTAACTTTAGTGTAGAGGAAGATCAACTCTTAGTATCAGCATGGCTTAATACTAGTGTTGATCCCGTAAGCAGTAATGAACAAACACAAGCTACATTTCGTCAAAAAGTTTGGGAATACTTCACGCAGTACAATAAATCCGGTAACACACGTACTATTACCTCCTTGTTAAGTCGTTGGGGATTGATCAGTGAAAGGACAAATAAGTTTGCAGGGTGCATAGCTAAAGTTAACGCACttcataaaagtggtataacCGAACAAGATCAGGTATAAATTATATTGCATTAGTGTTAATATACACATTTATCAATAGTTTGAAGATTCTAatcatgttatatatatttttttttagattatcaATGCGAAGGCTTTGTTTTTGGAGATACACCTAAAACCCTTTCTTCTTGAGCATTGTTGGCTCATGTTAAAGGACCAACCAAAGTTTGCCAATCTTAATGGAAGATCAAGAGCATCCGTGCCTCCAACTCCAGAGTCAACATCTATTGGCGAAGGGGGCGAAGGGGATTGTGGGTCCGGACTTGGTGACGGTTGCAATCTTGAGAGGCCAATTGGTAAGAAGGCCGAAAAAGCCAACCGAAGGAACAAAGCCACCGGAAAAGATGTAGGGGAATATTtgattaagaaaatgaaatttattgaggATGCAACTCGATTGGAAGAGGAAAAAATGGTTATTGAGAGGGAAAAACTTACAATTGAGAaggaaagaagtgaagaaaaacttaagattgagaaggaaaaagtcatgattgagaagaaaaaatttgagatgCAATCTATGTTAGAGGAGGAGAGAATCATGATGAAAGATACAAGTGGCTTGACCGGAGCACAAAAAGCTTTTTATGAACAACTCCAAGAGGAAATCATGGCAAAACGAAGTTCACGtaattaatgggtttgattGTATTTTGGATGTAGCTTAGGCCTTTATGTATTTTGTAGTGGCTTATGTAAGCCTTTAAGTATTTTGGTTGTAGGCCTTTAAGTATTTTGGTagtaaacttttaaatttatgatattttggtaGTATTTTGTAGTGccttaaaatttatagtattttggtagtaaaattttaaatttattgtttatctTGTTTTGCTTTGATAGAAATGAGAGcaagttgttgttgttttgctgagttgttgttgttgctgctgatGCTTTGATAGAAATTAGAGCAAGCTATGATTAAagtattttatagtattttggtTATATTCAATTTGTTATGGCTTATGCGTAAATTTGTTATATTCAATATGTCACATGACTTTTTAATCTTGGATCTATAGTAATAATTGTTTTTCAATTGTCTTGAAGGTTGCATCCATGAATCGCTCTTTGTTGTACAAGTTGCTTCTTGATGACTCAGATGAGGATGAGATAATTGAAGAACATGTTATGGAAACATCACAACCTAAACGTCGTCGCTCTATTCGACGTAATCATTTAACAGGCCATGAGAGGCTTTTTCTTGATTACTTTGCTCCCACGCCAGTATATCCACCCGCTTTATTTCGTAGGAGATTTCGGATGAAGCGTTCTCTTTTTCTCCGTATTCAATCTAAGGTAGAAGCTCATGACTCTTACTttgtccaaaaaagaaatagtgcCAACAAACTTGGTTTATCTTCATTACAAAAGATAACTGCTGCACTTAGAATGCTTGTGTATGGAGTATCGGGGGATTTGCTAGATGAATATGTGCGGATTGGAGAAACTACTGCAttagaaagtttgaaaaaatttgttactgTGGTAATTGATGTTTTCTCTGAGGAATACTTAAGAAAACCAAACAATGAAGATATTGCTAGACTGTTAGCTCATGGCGAACGCCGAGGTTTTCCAGGTATGTTAGGTTCAATTGATTGCATGCATTGGAAGTGGAAAAATTGTCCATCTGCATGGAAAGGTCAATATTGTGGTCATATTCGTGGGCCTACTATTGTTTTGGAGGCAGTAGCATCATATGATCTTTGGATATGGCATGCATTTTTTGGGTTACCTGGGtcaaataatgatattaatgtgTTAGAGCGGTCTCATGTATTTAATGAACTTGCTGAAGGACGTGGTCCTGCAGTACATTACTCAATCAATGGTCATGACTACACAATGGGATATTACCTTGCTGATGGCATATATCCAAAGTGGGCAACATTTGTGAAAACAATCCCATCTCCACAAGGACCTAAGCGAAAATTATTTGCAGCAACCCAAGAGGCGCATAGGAAGGATGTTGAGCGTGCATTTAGAGTGCTTCAAGCACGTTTCGCAATTGTCCGTGGACACCGCACGCTTTTTCCATCTTGAAACACTCCAAAAGATCATGAAAGCGTGTATAATTCTCCATAACatgattgttgaagatgaacgGGATGATAATGAAGTGGTAAATTTGGATTATGAACAAATTGATGGA
This portion of the Castanea sativa cultivar Marrone di Chiusa Pesio chromosome 7, ASM4071231v1 genome encodes:
- the LOC142644051 gene encoding uncharacterized protein LOC142644051, translating into MESCRDLPYYTGIMNGDIEIDSQILGTSQNTPVSVSDSAPEIENASSTKGKRGANFSVEEDQLLVSAWLNTSVDPVSSNEQTQATFRQKVWEYFTQYNKSGNTRTITSLLSRWGLISERTNKFAGCIAKVNALHKSGITEQDQIINAKALFLEIHLKPFLLEHCWLMLKDQPKFANLNGRSRASVPPTPESTSIGEGGEGDCGSGLGDGCNLERPIGKKAEKANRRNKATGKDVGEYLIKKMKFIEDATRLEEEKMVASMNRSLLYKLLLDDSDEDEIIEEHVMETSQPKRRRSIRRNHLTGHERLFLDYFAPTPVYPPALFRRRFRMKRSLFLRIQSKVEAHDSYFVQKRNSANKLGLSSLQKITAALRMLVYGVSGDLLDEYVRIGETTALESLKKFVTVVIDVFSEEYLRKPNNEDIARLLAHGERRGFPGMLGSIDCMHWKWKNCPSAWKGQYCGHIRGPTIVLEAVASYDLWIWHAFFGLPGSNNDINVLERSHVFNELAEGRGPAVHYSINGHDYTMGYYLADGIYPKWATFVKTIPSPQGPKRKLFAATQEAHRKDVERAFRVLQARFAIVRGHRTLFPS